In Kazachstania africana CBS 2517 chromosome 4, complete genome, the following are encoded in one genomic region:
- the POF1 gene encoding nicotinamide-nucleotide adenylyltransferase (similar to Saccharomyces cerevisiae YCL047C; ancestral locus Anc_1.27), with product MSNKHILQYFVKNSKTFQIIDGPININNTENEVLLVLDSSFNPAHWGHYTLINKAVDYYRDILPQDTRFHVLLLLAIKNADKAPKPAMFPERMDMMCILANFIRKTLEDVNVSVGITSHGKFVDKDKDVKELFFTAFKNCRIAYLVGFDTIIRIMDAKYYVPTPLSVALQEFMQHAEFFCLTRDDDNNDIKKQINYSSDITEGRYEPAIPRNWGSKIHSVLNDNKYSYISSSIVRKQFSDGKRNLLNEVPEPILQYLVNESDTNGKSIFL from the coding sequence ATGTCAAATAAGCATATCCTTCAATACTTTGTTAAGAATTCAAAGACATTCCAAATTATCGATGGTCCtataaatattaataacACCGAAAATGAAGTTCTACTAGTACTTGACTCATCTTTTAATCCCGCCCACTGGGGCCATTACACACTTATAAACAAGGCGGTCGATTATTACAGAGACATTCTCCCACAAGACACAAGATTCCACGTATTGTTACTATTGGCCATAAAAAATGCTGATAAAGCCCCTAAGCCTGCCATGTTTCCCGAACGAATGGATATGATGTGCATACTGGCTAATTTCATTAGAAAAACCTTAGAAGACGTTAACGTTTCTGTTGGGATAACTTCACATGGAAAGTTTGTTGACAAAGACAAAGATGTGAAGGAACTATTCTTCACTGCATTCAAGAATTGCAGAATTGCATATTTAGTCGGCTTTGACACAATAATAAGAATAATGGATGCAAAATACTATGTGCCCACACCTTTATCTGTAGCTCTGCAAGAGTTTATGCAACATGCTGAATTTTTCTGCCTAACTagagatgatgataataatgatattaaaaaacaGATCAATTATTCAAGTGATATAACTGAAGGAAGATACGAGCCCGCAATCCCAAGAAATTGGGGGTCCAAAATTCATAGTGTGCTGAATGATAACAAATATTCCtacatttcttcttcgatcGTTAGAAAACAGTTTAGTGATGGTAAGAGGAATCTGTTAAATGAAGTTCCCGAACCAATATTACAGTATCTAGTAAACGAAAGTGACACTAATGGTAAATCAATCTTTTTGTGA
- the SPS22 gene encoding Sps22p (similar to Saccharomyces cerevisiae SPS22 (YCL048W) and SPS2 (YDR522C); ancestral locus Anc_1.25), producing MKLLHILFILGTTSASFFSFNKQNKNDVVPQHPLPHTVKIERNNSSFSVLGKREAKKFNEFCFKDNHIIDSSNDIYQLNLHCSKKIIGNVVVSAQFSENVIDLQDIERINGDLIIENNVHITRINANSLKFVTGNVLFNSLTSLITIDLPIIEDCNSIDWKVLPILNNANFNNKVMVHQNIIISDTSISNIEGFDKIKEISIFNINNNRFLETVKTNLKFVTTQFSVHANAKDIELDMPMLQEVQNATIRDTSYVSLPNLEVVHTSLEFIENDFSTLEVPSLKFVGGTLSIMENKNLKDLNFNNITEIEGGLMISHNKKLNVIDSFQNLKMIGGAIHFEGEFNDAKFNNLKLVKGSVFIKSNSNELDCNKWIVPLNGRSIIRGGKVKCISLKKQSLISVDEDGNVVENIEGGNDLDGHKKTNDTASLTLPLSLIISIAIVIVNALIL from the coding sequence atgaaacttttacatattttattcatattAGGAACTACTTCAGCAAGCTTTTTTAGCTTCAATAAACAGAACAAAAACGACGTAGTGCCACAGCATCCTTTACCACATACAGTCAAGATAGAGCGTAACAACAGTTCTTTCAGCGTTTTGGGGAAACGTGAAgcaaagaaatttaatgagTTCTGTTTTAAAGACAACCACATCATCGATTCGTCAAATGATATATATCAATTAAACTTGCATTGTTCCAAAAAGATTATTGGTAATGTGGTGGTCTCGGCAcaattttctgaaaatgtTATAGATTTGCAAgacattgaaagaattaacGGTGACTTGATTATTGAGAATAACGTTCATATTACAAGAATCAATgcaaattcattgaaatttgtcACAGGTAACGTTCTGTTTAATAGTCTAACTTCATTAATTACTATCGACCTACCCATTATTGAGGACTGCAATTCGATTGATTGGAAAGTTTTACCAATCTTAAATAATGCAAACTTCAACAATAAAGTCATGGTacatcaaaatattattatctcAGACACGTCAATCTCTAATATTGAAGGTTTTGATAAGATTAAGGAAATTTcaatcttcaatatcaataataacagATTTTTAGAGACAGTTAAGACCAATCTTAAATTTGTCACCACTCAATTCAGTGTTCACGCAAATGCAAAGGATATAGAATTAGACATGCCCATGTTACAAGAAGTTCAAAACGCCACCATTAGAGACACATCATATGTTTCCTTACCAAATCTAGAGGTAGTGCACACATCTTTAGAATTTATAGAGAATGATTTCTCTACACTTGAAGTTCCAAGTCTGAAATTTGTTGGAGGTACTTTAAGTATaatggaaaataaaaatttgaaggacttaaatttcaataacattACTGAAATAGAAGGCGGATTAATGATCTCACATAATAAGAAGTTGAATGTCATTGATTCGTTCCAGAACTTGAAGATGATAGGTGGAGCCATTCATTTTGAAGGGGAATTTAATGACgcaaaattcaataacttGAAACTTGTGAAAGGAAGTGTCTTCATCAAATCAAACTCGAACGAATTGGACTGCAATAAATGGATAGTCCCATTGAATGGTCGTTCCATTATTAGAGGAGGAAAAGTAAAATGTATCTCTCTGAAGAAGCAATCTTTGATTAGTGTAGATGAAGACGGTAACGTTGTCGAGAATATAGAAGGTGGCAATGATTTAGACGGTCACAAGAAGACAAATGATACTGCATCTTTAACCTTACCATTGTCATTAATAATATCGATTGCAATAGTCATAGTTAATGCGCTTatattataa
- the APA1 gene encoding bifunctional AP-4-A phosphorylase/ADP sulfurylase (similar to Saccharomyces cerevisiae APA1 (YCL050C) and APA2 (YDR530C); ancestral locus Anc_1.17), which translates to MIPTNVSQLAHDKFHAAISSRDLIYTETPSSICYDSKTNMNYWIILKPNFAVKPEFGDTPKDDDPLARDEPELTILKDLDGTNEFKLVLNKFPIMENHCLLTTNSFKDQTSKLTPSDLLTAYNLITLMNETHKYMVIYNSGPSSGSSQKHKHLQLIQLPEDFTPFQDKLPKGAISDSNVSFAHFTLPLSGNPHANTLHECYSSLLTMTQNYHSSTPLSYNFIMTKNWMCLIPRSSIKAKSIDIGFNSIAYAGLVLVKFKHMYDDLTSNPDLLDKLLLECGFPNPSK; encoded by the coding sequence ATGATTCCAACTAATGTATCTCAATTGGCTCATGACAAATTTCATGCAGCCATTTCTTCTCGAGATTTGATATACACTGAAACTCCATCGTCAATATGTTATGATTCGAAAACAAATATGAACTATTGGATAATCTTAAAACCAAATTTCGCAGTGAAACCCGAGTTTGGTGATACACCAAAGGACGACGATCCACTCGCTAGAGATGAACCTGAATTGACAATCTTGAAAGACTTAGATGGAACTAATGAGTTTAAGCTCgttttaaataaatttccTATAATGGAAAATCACTGTTTATTAACGACTAACAGCTTTAAAGATCAAACGTCAAAACTAACACCCTCTGATTTACTTACTGCATACAATCTTATCACTCTAATGAATGAGACTCATAAGTACATGGTAATATATAATTCCGGTCCAAGTTCAGGATCTTCTCAAAAACATAAGCATTTACAGCTAATTCAATTACCTGAAGACTTCACACCGTTCCAAGACAAATTACCCAAGGGTGCAATAAGTGATTCGAACGTTTCATTTGCTCACTTTACTTTACCCTTGTCAGGGAATCCGCATGCTAATACTCTTCACGAGTGTTATTCCTCCTTACTTACTATGACTCAGAATTACCATAGCAGTACTCCTCTATCTTACAACTTCATAATGACTAAAAATTGGATGTGTCTTATCCCACGTTCATCAATTAAAGCAAAGTCTATTGATATAGGTTTTAATTCAATCGCTTATGCAGGGTTAGTCCTAGTAAAATTCAAGCACATGTACGATGATCTGACTTCAAATCCTGACTTACTTGATAAATTACTATTAGAGTGTGGATTTCCAAATCCatcaaaataa
- the SPB1 gene encoding 27S pre-rRNA (guanosine2922-2'-O)-methyltransferase (similar to Saccharomyces cerevisiae SPB1 (YCL054W); ancestral locus Anc_1.13), translated as MGKTQKKNSKGRLDKYYFLAKEKGYRARSSFKIIQINEKFGHFLEKSKVVIDLCAAPGSWCQVASKLCPVNSLIIGVDIVPMKPMPNVITFQSDITTEDCRSKLRGYMKTWKADTVLHDGAPNVGLGWVQDAFTQSQLTLQALKLAVENLVVNGTFITKIFRSKDYNKLIWVFQQLFERVEATKPPASRNVSAEIFVVCKGFKAPKKLDPRLLDPKEVFEELPDGPQNMESKIYNPEKKVRKRGGYDEGDNLLYHETPIMEFIKTEDPITMLGSMNKFTMDKDDHEWKIIKKLRQTNDELLSCVEDLKVLGKKDFKMLLRWRKNARDLLGLDKEEEKPEIKVTPLTEEEQIEKELQSLQDKQRSLKKREKRRKNEMKQKEITRMQLNMLTPTDIGIEAASLGKESLFNLKTAENTGILNDLARGKKRMIFSEEELAKDNDIHIDEAELIRDRNSREDVDDLEAQLNAMYSDYKSRKSERDAKFKAKQARGGDGDEEWTGFTDNKKEDEEEDAQSSDYINDDDTDSDLSESDDDEAINNLISKLKGSSGDHKLSSRARMLFNDPIFENVKADLKSTATAEPVSSESVGDISKITRKRTHKAAEDEEIISSAESSTDDSESDFEIVPNENGTQDDFDSDYDSEEERKQTSKEKHAKELDIATVEAMTLAHKLALGKATKHDLMDEGFNRYSFRDVENLPDWFIEDEKQHSKINRPITKEAAMAIKEKMKALNARPIKKVAEAKARKKMRAVARLEKIKKKAGLINDDNDKSERDKAEEIAKLMRKVTKKQRTKPRVTLVYATGKNKALSGRPNGVKGRYKMVDGVMKNEQRALRRIAKKHKKK; from the coding sequence ATGGGTAAGAcacagaagaagaatagtAAAGGTCGTTTAGATAagtattattttcttgcaaAAGAGAAGGGGTACCGTGCACgttcttctttcaagattattcaaataaatgaaaaatttggtcATTTCTTAGAAAAATCCAAGGTGGTCATCGATTTATGTGCTGCTCCAGGTTCCTGGTGTCAAGTAGCATCTAAATTATGTCCTGTGAATTCGTTAATTATTGGTGTTGATATTGTTCCAATGAAACCAATGCCAAATGTCATCACTTTCCAAAGTGACATTACAACTGAAGATTGTAGATCTAAATTAAGAGGTTATATGAAAACATGGAAGGCAGATACTGTTCTACATGACGGTGCACCTAACGTTGGGTTAGGTTGGGTACAAGATGCGTTCACCCAATCTCAGTTGACTTTGCAAGCATTAAAACTTGcagttgaaaatttggTCGTTAATGGTACCTTCATCACAAAGATTTTCCGTTCCAAAGATTATAACAAACTGATTTGGGTTTTCCaacaattatttgaaagagtTGAAGCTACTAAGCCTCCAGCATCAAGAAATGTTTCTGcagaaatttttgttgtttgTAAAGGTTTCAAAGCTCCAAAGAAGCTAGATCCTAGATTATTGGATCCAAAAGAAgtctttgaagaattacCAGATGGCCCTCAGAATATGGAATCCAAGATCTATAACCCGGAGAAAAAAGTGAGAAAGAGAGGTGGTTATGATGAAGGTGACAATTTATTATACCATGAAACTCCAATAATGGAATTTATAAAAACTGAAGATCCAATTACGATGCTTGGTAGTATGAATAAATTCACAATGGATAAAGATGATCATGAATGgaaaattatcaaaaaattaagaCAAACAAATGATGAACTGTTATCATGTGTGGAAGATTTGAAGGTCTTAGGTaaaaaagatttcaagaTGCTTTTGAGGTGGAGAAAGAACGCAAGAGATTTATTAGGATTggataaagaagaagaaaaaccaGAAATTAAAGTTACCCCTCTAACTGAGGaagaacaaattgaaaaggaacTTCAAAGTTTACAAGACAAACAACGTTCTTTGAAGAAACGTGAAAAGAGAaggaaaaatgaaatgaaacaaaaagaaatcaCTAGAATGCAATTAAACATGTTGACACCAACAGATATTGGTATAGAAGCAGCAAGTTTAGGAAAAGAatctcttttcaatttaaagACTGCTGAGAATACAGGTATCCTTAATGACCTAGCCAGAGGTAAGAAGAGAATGATCTTtagtgaagaagaactaGCCAAGGACAACGATATCCATATAGATGAAGCTGAATTAATCAGGGATCGTAATTCTAGAGAAGATGTTGATGATCTTGAAGCCCAATTGAATGCTATGTACAGTGATTATAAGTCGAGAAAATCTGAAAGAGATGCAAAGTTCAAAGCCAAACAGGCTAGAGGTGGCGACGGTGATGAAGAATGGACTGGTTTTACAGATAACAAGAAAGAggatgaggaagaagatgcTCAATCTAGTGACTACATAAATGACGATGATACCGATTCCGATTTATCTGAATCtgacgatgatgaagcTATCAATAACTTAATAAGCAAATTGAAGGGTTCTAGCGGCGATCATAAGTTAAGTAGCAGAGCGAGAATGCTATTCAACGATCCAATCTTCGAGAACGTGAAGGCCGACTTAAAGTCAACGGCTACTGCTGAGCCTGTCTCATCAGAATCTGTGGGtgacatttcaaaaattacaagaaagaGAACACATAAGGCAGCTGAAGACGAAGAAATTATCTCTTCAGCTGAATCCAGTACTGATGACTCAGAGtctgattttgaaattgttccaaatgaaaatggtacCCAAGATGACTTTGATTCAGATTACGATTCAGAGGaggaaagaaaacaaaCCAGTAAGGAAAAGCATGCTAAAGAACTTGATATTGCAACAGTAGAAGCAATGACATTGGCCCATAAATTAGCTCTTGGTAAGGCAACGAAACATGATTTAATGGATGAAGGCTTCAATAGATATTCCTTCCGTGATGTCGAAAACCTACCGGATTGGTTCATTGAAGATGAGAAGCAACATTCTAAGATCAACCGACCTATTACTAAGGAAGCTGCCATGGCTATCAAGGAGAAGATGAAGGCTTTGAATGCTCGTCCTATCAAAAAGGTCGCTGAAGCTAAAgcaagaaagaagatgcGTGCTGTTGCTCGtcttgaaaagataaagaagaaggcGGGTTTGATCAATGACGATAACGATAAATCAGAAAGAGACAAGGCAGAAGAAATTGCCAAATTGATGAGAAAAGTTACGAAGAAACAAAGAACGAAGCCAAGAGTTACTTTGGTCTATGCCACGGGTAAAAACAAGGCCCTATCAGGCAGACCTAATGGTGTCAAGGGGAGGTATAAGATGGTTGATGGCGTTATGAAGAATGAACAAAGAGCATTAAGACGTATCGCCAAAAAGcataaaaagaaatga
- the KAFR0D00255 gene encoding uncharacterized protein (similar to Saccharomyces cerevisiae YDR524C-B and YCL048W-A; ancestral locus Anc_1.22), whose protein sequence is MQAKTIFAAIALTFFSVQAQNVSNTTATSSAIVSIPESSEVSTVGVPAVTSGNATTISTSPQVTATIPSGNGSTNGTFTTKVSTGGAVARTMGAGVFGAAIAAGLALVL, encoded by the coding sequence ATGCAAGCTAAAACTATTTTCGCCGCTATTGCTTTAACCTTCTTTTCTGTTCAAGCACAGAACGTCAGTAACACAACTGCAACATCTTCTGCTATAGTATCTATTCCAGAATCGTCTGAAGTTAGTACAGTTGGTGTACCAGCAGTAACTTCAGGGAACGCAACAACAATAAGCACATCCCCACAGGTAACAGCTACTATTCCTAGTGGAAATGGCAGTACAAATGGTACTTTCACTACCAAGGTGTCTACTGGCGGTGCCGTAGCAAGGACCATGGGTGCTGGTGTTTTCGGTGCTGCTATTGCCGCTGGTTTAGCCTTAGTGTTATAA
- the LRE1 gene encoding Lre1p (similar to Saccharomyces cerevisiae LRE1 (YCL051W) and HLR1 (YDR528W); ancestral locus Anc_1.15), translating into MAETQHLQLPDVSPTVASFATPSKRGHRHKRSLAISGDFEFLKQAPSSVPPLPTYATSPNTYLKPAVLDPSMVKTPQHPGNPIGTTPSPRFFISEEPRFSSPIQGVPDAIINLDDALKTRPRSFKTHRRSESAPADLEITLDFPAQIKSKSNKPSFTIDEEEDVSDNEERPSVKLADGLLSPLRPSTPLFPDSKMEPGSKNTSPLKDHEGTNNNEKFNSLKIMKQKQRYRYYTKQLPVYGIDAVSDNTGVQSQRLKNQASTLSLTSSISITPASNSYTPSRHLVTPMTPDSFVDQQKQPESITGTLSKDRSASNRSIKFQEAISKRTLSPQRKNFQRLSNTNINTVRRNSSTGVYSKFNFKSKEYDMPYNDVETESKLTLVSKSDEASISTDLNLVENEVCGKKNELSKELLLGEPGDTVDLSSFSMAKLNSAKPSKTNLKPSISNDKNNVKLQKKDDLDDIAGGKDKASEVKADSAPTFGIKSKSKKKRKSRLSIFINLFTKDKK; encoded by the coding sequence ATGGCAGAGACTCAACACCTACAATTACCCGATGTGTCCCCGACGGTTGCTAGCTTTGCTACTCCTTCTAAGAGGGGACATCGTCACAAAAGATCATTGGCGATATCTggagattttgaatttttgaaacagGCCCCATCGTCTGTACCGCCTCTGCCTACCTATGCTACATCGCCCAACACCTATCTAAAACCTGCTGTATTGGATCCATCCATGGTGAAGACCCCGCAACATCCTGGCAACCCCATTGGTACTACTCCAAGTCctagattttttattagTGAGGAACCCAGATTTTCATCTCCAATTCAAGGCGTTCCTGACGCCATTATTAATTTGGATGACGCATTGAAAACAAGGCCCAGATCGTTTAAGACACACAGAAGATCGGAGTCAGCACCAGCGGACCTAGAAATTACCCTAGACTTTCCTGCACAGATCAAAAGTAAATCTAATAAACCAAGTTTTACAAttgacgaagaagaagatgtaAGTGATAATGAGGAACGACCAAGTGTCAAGCTGGCGGATGGATTATTATCGCCACTTCGGCCCTCTACTCCACTCTTTCCTGATTCCAAAATGGAACCAGGGAGTAAAAATACATCACCTCTGAAGGACCATGAAGGAACCAACAATAAcgaaaaattcaattcattgaaaatcatGAAGCAGAAGCAAAGGTATCGTTACTACACTAAGCAGCTGCCAGTATATGGCATCGACGCAGTTAGTGATAATACTGGTGTACAATCTCAACGGCTTAAAAATCAAGCTTCAACTTTATCACTGACATCTTCGATTTCAATAACACCGGCATCAAATTCATATACCCCATCTAGACATCTTGTTACGCCCATGACTCCAGATTCATTTGTTGATCAACAAAAGCAACCAGAGTCAATAACCGGTACGTTAAGTAAAGACAGAAGCGCATCAAATCGTAGTATAAAATTCCAAGAAGCTATATCGAAGAGGACTTTGAGCCCTCAAcgcaaaaattttcaacgACTCAGTAATACTAATATTAATACTGTAAGGCGGAATAGTAGTACTGGTGTCTATTctaaattcaatttcaaaagtaaaGAGTATGACATGCCATATAATGATGTTGAAACGGAGTCAAAATTAACATTAGTAAGTAAGAGTGATGAAGCTTCAATATCCACAGATCTCAATCTAGTGGAGAATGAAGTATGCggcaagaaaaatgagTTATCCAAGGAATTACTATTAGGTGAGCCCGGTGATACTGTAGACTTATCCAGTTTCAGCATGGCCAAACTCAATTCTGCCAAGCCAAGTAAGACTAATTTGAAGCCTTCTATATCCAATGATAAAAACAATGTGAAATTGCAGAAGAAGGATGATCTAGATGATATCGCTGGCGGTAAAGATAAAGCATCGGAGGTCAAGGCTGATAGTGCACCAACTTTCGGGATCAAAAGTAAGAGTAAGAAAAAGAGGAAGTCAAGGTTAAGCATTTTTATAAACTTATTTACAAAGGACAAGAAATGA
- the KAR4 gene encoding Kar4p (similar to Saccharomyces cerevisiae KAR4 (YCL055W); ancestral locus Anc_1.12): protein MFSQEIYSNVKTNEPKTKRVSFRATKEFHTNNYTNHYVHNGSFPQKHVSNIENTVDGYPKLQKLFQEKERQIANYATKPFGCKVNIDQIVPTLNKWIQKDHLCFDVVMIGCLTDNQFIYPILSQLPLDRLVSKPGFLFIWASAHKINELSKLLNTEIWAKKFRRSEELVFVPIDKNSPFYPGLDQDDTSLMEKMQWHCWMCITGTVRRSTDGHLIHCNVDTDLSIETQGAQNVAVPEHLYKVAENFSTATRRLHIIPARTGWETPVKLRSGWVIMSPDIMLDNFNPKKYRGEISRIGCNVPLKNEIEVLRPKSPVQKAQQN, encoded by the coding sequence atgttttCCCAAGAGATATACTCCAATGTCAAGACCAATGAACCAAAGACAAAACGTGTAAGTTTCAGGGCGACGAAGGAATTCCATACGAATAATTACACAAACCACTATGTTCATAACGGCTCATTTCCTCAGAAACACGTCTCAAACATAGAAAATACTGTTGATGGATACCCCAAATTACAGAAGttgtttcaagaaaaagaaagacaaaTTGCAAACTATGCCACTAAACCCTTCGGTTGTAAAGTCAATATAGATCAGATTGTTCCAACTTTGAATAAATGGATACAGAAAGATCATCTCTGTTTTGATGTGGTGATGATCGGCTGTTTGACTGATAATCAGTTCATTTATCCAATACTTTCCCAGTTGCCCTTAGATAGACTAGTATCGAAACCAGGatttttattcatttgGGCTAGTGCTCATAAGATTAACGAATTATCTAAATTATTAAACACTGAAATTTgggcaaaaaaatttagaagaagTGAAGAGTTGGTCTTCGTCCCAATAGATAAGAATTCTCCCTTCTACCCGGGTTTGGATCAAGACGACACTTCACTGATGGAAAAAATGCAATGGCACTGTTGGATGTGTATCACAGGTACGGTTAGAAGATCCACAGATGGTCATCTAATTCACTGTAACGTAGATACAGATTTGAGTATCGAAACACAGGGGGCACAAAACGTAGCAGTACCAGAACATTTATACAAGGTAGCAGAAAATTTCTCCACTGCAACCAGAAGACTACATATTATCCCTGCTAGGACGGGCTGGGAGACACCTGTTAAATTAAGATCTGGTTGGGTTATTATGAGCCCTGACATCATGCTAGATAATTTTAATCCAAAGAAATATAGAGGTGAAATATCGAGAATCGGCTGTAACgtaccattgaaaaatgagaTCGAAGTTTTGAGGCCAAAAAGTCCCGTCCAGAAAGCACAACAAAACTAA
- the PBN1 gene encoding Pbn1p (similar to Saccharomyces cerevisiae PBN1 (YCL052C); ancestral locus Anc_1.14) — translation MVRNRLTVLYDSVGELNENVDQNSTHLLLKGSEKGVTVQERWIIPRTGGHDDQSSSRITWRGNNPLSDCSQSVIEPILNHGLNVYNDVDASAKGIFVKTPVYKVLHLDKMESQITDYLPSDVDLTFMEWKWESCTYDIKTTNDTIEIVEYSKLYENKTLAITKNDLYDKMEAGIFYIDSVDEEDINLSGLRCLWKDDADNELDKCIKTTLFYKPAYFHDIHLEGKVNVTLEVPTGLHPKVLIDLTELSSAENCEYFMFSQLPTQLFVDMFQSDPVLLFGETGLELPDYKVKDSTWGSEVLFNLVPGETNEITLHSRYLQPSENTSYGIIPLSLRIFKGCDTDSEDVMENPFYTKNFGLESYFTSNTVLHTLSEENLVVPIPKATMENYNKIQYTTAICLLLSLLYLSFKLFLKTTKHT, via the coding sequence ATGGTGAGGAATAGATTGACTGTTTTGTATGATTCAGTTGGGGAgttgaatgaaaatgtgGATCAAAACAGTACACATCTGCTGTTGAAAGGCTCAGAGAAGGGAGTCACAGTACAAGAGAGATGGATTATCCCTAGAACAGGAGGCCATGACGATCAGAGTTCTTCAAGAATAACATGGAGAGGTAACAATCCACTCTCTGATTGCTCCCAGAGTGTCATTGAGCCTATTCTAAATCACGGTCTCAATGTATATAATGATGTTGATGCTAGTGCTAAGGGAATATTTGTCAAGACTCCAGTATACAAGGTTTTGCATTTGGATAAAATGGAATCACAAATAACAGATTATCTGCCTTCAGATGTAGATTTAACTTTCATGGAATGGAAATGGGAAAGCTGTACTTATGACATAAAAACCACAAATGATACCATCGAAATTGTGGAATATTCTAAACTCtatgaaaataaaacttTAGCTATTACGAAGAATGACTTGTATGATAAAATGGAAGCTGGTATCTTCTATATAGACTCCgtagatgaagaagatatcaaCTTATCTGGGCTAAGGTGTCTATGGAAAGATGATGCTGACAACGAGCTAGACAAATGCATCAAAACTACACTGTTTTATAAACCTGCCTACTTTCATGACATTCATTTAGAAGGGAAAGTAAATGTTACCCTAGAAGTCCCAACTGGTCTACATCCAAAGGTCCTGATTGATTTGACGGAACTGTCCTCGGCTGAAAATTGTGAATATTTCATGTTTTCCCAGCTTCCAACTCAACTATTCGTAGATATGTTTCAATCTGATCCAGTACTACTGTTCGGTGAAACTGGCTTAGAATTACCAGATTATAAAGTTAAAGACAGTACATGGGGTTCAGAAGTACTTTTCAACTTAGTACCTGGCGAAACGAATGAAATCACCTTGCATTCAAGGTATCTCCAACCTTCTGAGAATACGTCTTACGGAATAATCCCATTATCTCTGCGCATATTTAAAGGCTGTGACACAGACTCAGAAGACGTTATGGAGAACCCATTTTAcacaaaaaattttggtctAGAGTCATATTTCACCTCTAACACTGTTTTACACACACTTAGCGAAGAGAATCTAGTCGTTCCAATACCAAAGGCGACTATGGAAAATTACAATAAGATTCAATACACTACCGCGATATGTCTTTTACTTTCGCTATTGTATCTGTccttcaaattatttttgaaaacgACAAAACATACATGA